From a single Gadus morhua chromosome 3, gadMor3.0, whole genome shotgun sequence genomic region:
- the hap1 gene encoding trafficking kinesin-binding protein 1 isoform X1 yields the protein MHTRSSEETHTRAHARSTEDARSTALSGGDTRDQPPRGADRQGVRDAMEEEETEGFTVTMEVWSSLTSEEEEEEEEEEEEEEDEKSSSSLGEEVQGERRLLNSNNNNGNELLCREVTQVLCSDRVGQVTKTYHDIKAVTHLLEEKERDLELAARIGQSLLKQNQELTARNLQVEEQLEATKEEIAQLRHELSMRDDLLQFYAGNEEAERSETQSPIKRNESTASLSSFVHYDFLHQKLRGLEDENRKLRTEADDLTTETESYEEQEQELMMVCVEELTSVNRRVGDLSEELGRRVEDSLRQQEEISSLLAHIVDLQARCKGLSHENDGLSVHLNASREGQIILRSEMNDLQVKYAQCEDMLREAREDIKNLRNKSLPNSTVQRYSALASVFPMDSLAAEIEGTFRKGLDSPAPSEYKNHPWRVFETVKVAQRLRSRCPSPALPGSSPPSAHSSSASTPRTSYYGSDSASFSMEDRLHPAPPAEPDHSSTQAGPKRLGQPGTPGGRDLEAALFHLSARQQSHLSERPFFDVERERKMRALGAGPAGGGAGGEEEGGQDSSGFLTPDGSLGSASTGTNYSNGSSRPSGSSGGRSYLPDRLQIVKPLEGSATLHQWQQLATPNLAGILQPRPGVLTKDFRELEGDVQTVYSLNDPEEDDLCPSPGAMASPFGPALPLTPPPNSISTRPALRPSLLTPSSSSSPGPRRRPAGGDATEPLSVWPPSNQQQPVAPPLFGPALPSPAPLGLVKLLEREGITGGSRGAGPPPHRQRQGGPAPGAPQGSPEGDPGGAGLGADPGRGRVFSLNLVEKLQNLGLHRVAAWGMGGRAQRPTLRSEVRDPP from the exons atgcacacgcgctcctctgaagaaacacacacgcgcgcgcacgctcGCTCCACTGAAGACGCACGGAGCACAGCGCTGTCCGGAGGAGACACCCGGGACCAGCCCCCCCGGGGAGCAGACAGGCAGGGGGTCCGGGAcgccatggaggaggaggagacggagggctTCACGGTCACCATGGAGGTGTGGAGCTCGCTGacctctgaggaggaggaggaggaggaggaggaggaagaggaggaggaagatgagaagagcagcagcagcctcggggaggaggtgcagggggagaggaggctcCTGAACAGCAATAACAACAACGGCAACGAGCTCCTGTGCAGGGAGGTGACCCAAG TGCTGTGCTCGGACCGAGTCGGCCAGGTCACCAAGACGTACCACGACATCAAGGCCGTCACAcacctgctggaggag AAAGAGCGGGACCTGGAGCTGGCGGCACGCATCGGCCAATCGCTGCTCAAGCAGAACCAGGAGCTCACGGCCCGCAACCtccaggtggaggagcagctggaggcCACCAAGGAGGAG ATCGCTCAGCTCCGCCACGAGCTCTCCATGAGGGACGACCTGCTGCAGTTCTACGCCGGCAACGAGGAGGCCGAGCGATCTGAGACCCAATCTCC AATCAAACGCAACGAGTCGACCGCTTCTCTCAGCAGCTTCGTCCACTATGACTTCCTGCACCAGAAGCTACGGGGGCTGGAGGACGAGAACCGCAAGCTACGCACCGAG GCAGACGACCTGACGACGGAGACGGAGAGCtacgaggagcaggagcaggagctgatgatggtgtgtgtggaggagctcA CGTCGGTGAACCGGCGGGTGGGCGACCTGTCGGAGGAGCTGGGCCGGAGGGTGGAGGACTCGCTCCGTCAGCAGGAGGAGATCAGCTCTCTGCTGGCCCACATCGTGGACCTGCAGGCCCGCTGCAAGGGG CTCAGCCACGAGAACGACGGCCTCAGCGTGCACCTGAACGCCTCGCGGGAAGGGCAGATAATCCTGCGCTCAGAG ATGAATGACTTGCAGGTCAAGTACGCGCAGTGCGAGGACATGCTACGGGAGGCCAGAGAGGACATCAAGAACCTGCGCAACAAGAGCCTGCCCAACAGCACGGTACAGCGCTACAGCGCATTGGCCTCCGTCTTCCCCATGGACTCCCTGGCCGCAGAGATAGAGGGCACCTTCCGGAAGGGCCTggacagccccgccccctccgagTACAA GAACCACCCGTGGCGCGTGTTTGAGACGGTGAAGGTGGCCCAGCGGCTGCGGTCCCGCTGCCCCTCCCCGGCCCTCCCCggctccagccccccctccgcccactcctcctccgcctccaccccccgGACCAGCTACTACGGCTCGGACAGCGCCAGCTTCAGCATGGAGGACCGCCTCCATCCGGCGCCGCCGGCAGAGCCGGACCACAG cTCCACCCAGGCGGGCCCCAAGCGGCTGGGCCAGCCCGGGACCCCCGGGGGGCGGGACTTGGAGGCGGCGCTGTTCCACCTGTCGGCGCGGCAGCAGAGCCACCTGTCGGAGCGGCCCTTCTTCGACGTGGAGCGCGAGAGGAAGATGAGggcgctgggggcggggccggccgggggcggggccgggggggaggaggagggggggcaggacTCCAGCGGGTTCCTCACCCCCGACGGCAGCCTGGGCTCCGCCTCCACCGGGACCAACTACTCCAACGGCAGCTCGCGGCCCTCGGGGTCCTCGGGGGGCCGGTCCTACCTGCCCGACCGGCTGCAGATCGTCAAGCCcctggagg GCTCGGCCACCCTGCACCAGTGGCAGCAGCTGGCCACGCCCAACCTGGCGGGCATCCTGCAGCCGCGGCCGGGGGTCCTGACCAAGGACTTCAGGGAGCTGGAGGGCGACGTGCAGACGGTGTACAGCCTGAACGACCCCGAGGAGGACGACCTCTGCCCCTCCCCCGGCGCCATGG CCTCTCCATtcggccccgccctccccctgactcctccccccaactccatctccacccgtccagccctccgcccctccctcctcaccccctcctcctcctccag CCCTGGCCCTCGCCGCCGGCCCGCTGGCGGGGACGCCACTGAGCCTCTGAGCGTCTGGCCGCCGTCCAATCAGCAGCAGCCCGTGGCCCCGCCCCTGTTCGGCCCCGCCCTCCCAAGCCCAGCGCCTCTGGGTCTGGTGAAGCTTCTGGAGCGGGAGGGGATCACCGGGGGGTCCCGGGGtgccggaccccccccccaccgccaacGCCAGGGGGGTCCGGCGCCGGGCGCCCCCCAGGGCAGCCCAGAGGGAGaccccgggggggcggggctgggggcggaCCCGGGGAGGGGGCGGGTCTTCAGCCTGAACCTGGTGGAGAAACTCCAGAACCTGGGGCTGCACCGGGTGGCGGCCTGGGGGATGGGGGGCAGGGCGCAGAGACCCAccctgaggtcagaggtcagagaccCACCCTGA
- the hap1 gene encoding trafficking kinesin-binding protein 1 isoform X2: MHTRSSEETHTRAHARSTEDARSTALSGGDTRDQPPRGADRQGVRDAMEEEETEGFTVTMEVWSSLTSEEEEEEEEEEEEEEDEKSSSSLGEEVQGERRLLNSNNNNGNELLCREVTQVLCSDRVGQVTKTYHDIKAVTHLLEEKERDLELAARIGQSLLKQNQELTARNLQVEEQLEATKEEIAQLRHELSMRDDLLQFYAGNEEAERSETQSPIKRNESTASLSSFVHYDFLHQKLRGLEDENRKLRTEADDLTTETESYEEQEQELMMVCVEELTSVNRRVGDLSEELGRRVEDSLRQQEEISSLLAHIVDLQARCKGLSHENDGLSVHLNASREGQIILRSEMNDLQVKYAQCEDMLREAREDIKNLRNKSLPNSTVQRYSALASVFPMDSLAAEIEGTFRKGLDSPAPSEYKNHPWRVFETVKVAQRLRSRCPSPALPGSSPPSAHSSSASTPRTSYYGSDSASFSMEDRLHPAPPAEPDHSSTQAGPKRLGQPGTPGGRDLEAALFHLSARQQSHLSERPFFDVERERKMRALGAGPAGGGAGGEEEGGQDSSGFLTPDGSLGSASTGTNYSNGSSRPSGSSGGRSYLPDRLQIVKPLEGSATLHQWQQLATPNLAGILQPRPGVLTKDFRELEGDVQTVYSLNDPEEDDLCPSPGAMALALAAGPLAGTPLSL; encoded by the exons atgcacacgcgctcctctgaagaaacacacacgcgcgcgcacgctcGCTCCACTGAAGACGCACGGAGCACAGCGCTGTCCGGAGGAGACACCCGGGACCAGCCCCCCCGGGGAGCAGACAGGCAGGGGGTCCGGGAcgccatggaggaggaggagacggagggctTCACGGTCACCATGGAGGTGTGGAGCTCGCTGacctctgaggaggaggaggaggaggaggaggaggaagaggaggaggaagatgagaagagcagcagcagcctcggggaggaggtgcagggggagaggaggctcCTGAACAGCAATAACAACAACGGCAACGAGCTCCTGTGCAGGGAGGTGACCCAAG TGCTGTGCTCGGACCGAGTCGGCCAGGTCACCAAGACGTACCACGACATCAAGGCCGTCACAcacctgctggaggag AAAGAGCGGGACCTGGAGCTGGCGGCACGCATCGGCCAATCGCTGCTCAAGCAGAACCAGGAGCTCACGGCCCGCAACCtccaggtggaggagcagctggaggcCACCAAGGAGGAG ATCGCTCAGCTCCGCCACGAGCTCTCCATGAGGGACGACCTGCTGCAGTTCTACGCCGGCAACGAGGAGGCCGAGCGATCTGAGACCCAATCTCC AATCAAACGCAACGAGTCGACCGCTTCTCTCAGCAGCTTCGTCCACTATGACTTCCTGCACCAGAAGCTACGGGGGCTGGAGGACGAGAACCGCAAGCTACGCACCGAG GCAGACGACCTGACGACGGAGACGGAGAGCtacgaggagcaggagcaggagctgatgatggtgtgtgtggaggagctcA CGTCGGTGAACCGGCGGGTGGGCGACCTGTCGGAGGAGCTGGGCCGGAGGGTGGAGGACTCGCTCCGTCAGCAGGAGGAGATCAGCTCTCTGCTGGCCCACATCGTGGACCTGCAGGCCCGCTGCAAGGGG CTCAGCCACGAGAACGACGGCCTCAGCGTGCACCTGAACGCCTCGCGGGAAGGGCAGATAATCCTGCGCTCAGAG ATGAATGACTTGCAGGTCAAGTACGCGCAGTGCGAGGACATGCTACGGGAGGCCAGAGAGGACATCAAGAACCTGCGCAACAAGAGCCTGCCCAACAGCACGGTACAGCGCTACAGCGCATTGGCCTCCGTCTTCCCCATGGACTCCCTGGCCGCAGAGATAGAGGGCACCTTCCGGAAGGGCCTggacagccccgccccctccgagTACAA GAACCACCCGTGGCGCGTGTTTGAGACGGTGAAGGTGGCCCAGCGGCTGCGGTCCCGCTGCCCCTCCCCGGCCCTCCCCggctccagccccccctccgcccactcctcctccgcctccaccccccgGACCAGCTACTACGGCTCGGACAGCGCCAGCTTCAGCATGGAGGACCGCCTCCATCCGGCGCCGCCGGCAGAGCCGGACCACAG cTCCACCCAGGCGGGCCCCAAGCGGCTGGGCCAGCCCGGGACCCCCGGGGGGCGGGACTTGGAGGCGGCGCTGTTCCACCTGTCGGCGCGGCAGCAGAGCCACCTGTCGGAGCGGCCCTTCTTCGACGTGGAGCGCGAGAGGAAGATGAGggcgctgggggcggggccggccgggggcggggccgggggggaggaggagggggggcaggacTCCAGCGGGTTCCTCACCCCCGACGGCAGCCTGGGCTCCGCCTCCACCGGGACCAACTACTCCAACGGCAGCTCGCGGCCCTCGGGGTCCTCGGGGGGCCGGTCCTACCTGCCCGACCGGCTGCAGATCGTCAAGCCcctggagg GCTCGGCCACCCTGCACCAGTGGCAGCAGCTGGCCACGCCCAACCTGGCGGGCATCCTGCAGCCGCGGCCGGGGGTCCTGACCAAGGACTTCAGGGAGCTGGAGGGCGACGTGCAGACGGTGTACAGCCTGAACGACCCCGAGGAGGACGACCTCTGCCCCTCCCCCGGCGCCATGG CCCTGGCCCTCGCCGCCGGCCCGCTGGCGGGGACGCCACTGAGCCTCTGA